The Corynebacterium suranareeae genome window below encodes:
- a CDS encoding 16S rRNA (uracil(1498)-N(3))-methyltransferase, with amino-acid sequence MSLPVFISDTVAGPGETTELRGPEGRHAVTVKRIQVGEKISLIDGRGTARTCTVTALSGKDTLHAVVDSVSEIPTPNPHVTIVQAIPKSERSELTIDLLTQGGADKIVAWQASRCVAKWGGKEAKALAKWQAAAEAAAKQSRRATIPEISGVVGEDGVEKLIKEADLAIILHEEATAAIRDLDFSGNVVVIIGPEGGVAPSEISRFAAAGAHTVKLGPEVLRTASAGMVALAAIGVLSKRW; translated from the coding sequence ATGTCTCTGCCAGTATTTATCTCTGACACGGTCGCCGGCCCCGGAGAAACCACCGAGCTCCGCGGGCCGGAAGGCCGTCATGCCGTTACGGTCAAGCGCATCCAGGTAGGCGAAAAGATTTCGCTTATCGACGGCCGGGGCACAGCGCGCACCTGCACAGTCACCGCCTTGAGCGGCAAAGACACCCTGCACGCAGTGGTGGATTCCGTATCTGAAATTCCCACCCCGAATCCGCACGTCACCATCGTCCAAGCGATCCCTAAATCGGAGCGATCGGAACTGACCATCGATCTGCTCACCCAGGGTGGCGCCGATAAAATCGTGGCGTGGCAAGCATCTCGCTGCGTGGCTAAATGGGGCGGTAAAGAGGCAAAAGCACTGGCAAAGTGGCAGGCAGCTGCGGAAGCAGCTGCTAAGCAGTCGCGGCGCGCAACCATCCCTGAAATCAGTGGCGTAGTGGGGGAGGATGGCGTCGAAAAGCTTATTAAAGAAGCAGACCTGGCCATCATCTTGCATGAAGAAGCCACTGCAGCGATCAGAGACCTGGATTTTTCCGGCAACGTGGTCGTGATCATCGGGCCGGAAGGTGGGGTGGCACCGTCGGAAATTTCTCGATTTGCAGCCGCTGGCGCGCACACTGTGAAACTGGGGCCCGAAGTGCTTCGAACCGCATCGGCTGGCATGGTGGCACTTGCTGCGATCGGCGTACTTTCGAAGCGCTGGTAA
- the dnaJ gene encoding molecular chaperone DnaJ — MARDYYGILGVDRNATDSEIKKAYRKLARKYHPDVNSGEEAAEKFREASVAHEVLTDPDKRRIVDMGGDPMEQGGGAGAGGFGGGFGGSGGLGDIFDAFFGGGAGGSRGPRSRVQPGSDTLWRTSITLEEAYKGAKKDLTLDTAVLCTKCHGSGSASDKKPVTCGTCNGAGEIQEVQRSFLGNVMTSRPCHTCDGTGEIIPDPCTECAGDGRVRARRDVVANIPAGIQSGMRIRMAGQGEVGAGGGPAGDLYIEVMVRPHAVFTRDGDNLHASIRVPMIDAALGTDLDVESLTGEEVKITIPAGTQPNDVITLDGEGMPKLRAEGHGDLMAHVDLFVPTDLDDRTRELLEEIRNHRSDNAAVHREGESEGFFDKLRNKFRK; from the coding sequence GTGGCACGTGACTATTACGGCATTCTCGGCGTCGATCGCAATGCAACCGATTCGGAGATCAAAAAGGCGTACCGAAAACTTGCCCGCAAGTATCACCCAGATGTTAATTCAGGTGAGGAAGCAGCGGAGAAGTTCCGCGAAGCTTCAGTTGCACATGAGGTACTCACTGACCCAGATAAGCGTCGCATCGTTGACATGGGTGGTGATCCCATGGAGCAAGGCGGTGGCGCAGGTGCCGGTGGCTTCGGTGGAGGTTTCGGTGGTAGCGGTGGCCTAGGCGATATCTTTGATGCTTTCTTTGGCGGAGGCGCCGGTGGATCCCGCGGACCACGTTCCCGCGTGCAGCCAGGAAGCGACACCCTGTGGCGTACGTCCATCACCTTGGAGGAGGCTTACAAGGGCGCAAAGAAGGACCTGACTTTGGACACTGCTGTGCTGTGCACCAAGTGCCATGGTTCAGGTTCTGCATCCGATAAGAAGCCTGTCACCTGTGGCACCTGTAATGGTGCTGGTGAAATCCAGGAAGTGCAGCGCAGTTTCTTGGGCAATGTTATGACCTCGCGCCCATGCCACACCTGTGATGGAACCGGTGAAATCATTCCAGATCCTTGCACCGAATGTGCAGGGGATGGACGTGTGCGTGCCCGCCGTGACGTGGTGGCCAACATTCCTGCTGGTATTCAATCCGGCATGCGCATCCGCATGGCAGGCCAGGGTGAGGTTGGCGCAGGTGGTGGACCGGCAGGTGATCTCTACATCGAGGTCATGGTCCGTCCCCACGCCGTGTTTACCCGCGACGGTGATAACCTGCATGCCAGCATCAGGGTGCCAATGATCGATGCAGCCCTCGGCACGGATTTGGATGTGGAATCCTTGACCGGTGAAGAGGTTAAGATCACCATTCCTGCTGGTACTCAGCCCAATGATGTGATTACGCTCGACGGCGAAGGCATGCCGAAGCTGCGTGCTGAAGGCCACGGCGACCTCATGGCTCATGTGGATCTTTTCGTGCCCACCGATTTGGATGACCGCACCCGCGAACTGCTTGAGGAGATCCGCAACCACCGCAGCGACAATGCTGCCGTGCACCGCGAAGGCGAATCTGAAGGTTTCTTTGACAAGCTGCGCAACAAGTTCCGCAAATAA
- the hrcA gene encoding heat-inducible transcriptional repressor HrcA, producing the protein MASATERRRYEVLRAIVADYIASQEPVGSKSLLERHKLNVSSATIRNDMSVLESDGYIVQEHASSGRVPTEKGYRLFVDSIHDIKPLSLAERRAILGFLEGGVDLEDVLRRSVQLLSQLTHQAAVVQLPTLKTARVKHCEVVPLSAMRLLLVLITDTGRVDQRNVELEEPLAAEEVNVLRDLLNGALGEKTLSAASDALEELATQAPSDIRDAMRRCCDVLVNTLVDQPSDRLILAGTSNLTRLDRETSASLPMVLEALEEQVVMLKLLSNVTDLNQVRVHIGGENEDIELRSATVITTGYGSQGSALGALGVVGPTYMDYSGTISKVSAVAKYVGRVLAGE; encoded by the coding sequence ATGGCAAGTGCAACGGAGAGACGTAGATACGAAGTGTTGCGGGCCATCGTCGCTGATTATATTGCGTCTCAGGAACCTGTCGGATCGAAGTCACTTCTTGAGCGCCATAAGCTCAACGTGAGTTCTGCGACGATCCGCAATGATATGTCGGTGCTGGAATCTGATGGCTACATCGTCCAAGAACATGCAAGCTCGGGCCGTGTCCCAACGGAAAAGGGCTACCGACTGTTTGTCGATTCCATCCATGACATCAAACCGCTGTCTTTGGCGGAGCGTCGTGCCATTTTGGGATTCCTCGAAGGGGGAGTGGACTTAGAAGATGTACTGCGTAGGTCAGTGCAGCTTTTATCTCAGCTGACTCACCAGGCAGCAGTGGTGCAGTTGCCCACGTTGAAAACTGCGCGCGTAAAGCACTGTGAAGTAGTACCACTATCAGCCATGCGGTTGCTGTTGGTGTTAATCACCGATACAGGCCGGGTGGACCAGCGCAACGTGGAACTAGAAGAGCCACTTGCTGCTGAAGAAGTAAATGTCTTGCGAGACCTGCTCAACGGTGCGCTGGGGGAGAAAACTCTGTCAGCTGCCTCTGATGCGTTGGAGGAACTGGCAACCCAAGCCCCATCAGATATTCGCGATGCCATGCGCAGATGCTGCGATGTTTTGGTCAACACCCTTGTCGATCAACCCTCCGACCGCCTCATCTTGGCCGGAACATCTAACCTCACTCGGCTTGACCGTGAAACCTCAGCCAGCTTGCCAATGGTGTTAGAAGCCTTAGAAGAGCAGGTGGTGATGTTGAAACTGCTGTCCAACGTCACCGATCTCAACCAGGTTCGGGTACACATCGGCGGCGAAAATGAAGATATTGAGCTGCGCAGCGCAACCGTGATCACGACCGGCTATGGTTCACAGGGCAGCGCTTTGGGTGCATTGGGTGTGGTTGGCCCCACTTATATGGACTACTCGGGAACAATTTCTAAGGTGTCCGCCGTTGCTAAGTATGTTGGTCGTGTGCTCGCTGGCGAATAG
- the hemW gene encoding radical SAM family heme chaperone HemW, which yields MSVFGVYIHVPFCSTRCGYCDFNTYTAGELGSTAGPDTYMDALEVELEMAVASLDDPQQAETIFIGGGTPSLLGADGLARVLRAVRNTFGIAEGAEVTTESNPESTSPEFFEHLRKAGYNRISLGMQSASSSVLKVLDRSHTPGRPVAAAKEARQAGFDHVNLDMIYGTPTETDDDVRKTLDAVLEANVDHVSAYSLIVEDGTAMARKVRKGELPAPDEDVYADRFELIDARLRSAGFDWYEVSNWAKPGGECKHNMGYWVDGDWWGAGPGAHSHIGDRRFYNTKHPARYAAQIAAGELPIKETELLTAQDHHTERVMLGLRLKQGVPLVLFAPSARPVIDRHIAGGLLHITETGNVAVTDAGRLLADGIVADILLSEED from the coding sequence ATGTCAGTTTTTGGTGTGTATATTCATGTGCCGTTTTGTTCTACCAGGTGCGGTTACTGTGATTTCAACACCTACACTGCAGGTGAATTGGGCAGCACCGCAGGCCCGGACACCTATATGGACGCTTTGGAAGTTGAGCTGGAAATGGCTGTGGCGTCATTAGATGATCCGCAGCAGGCTGAAACTATCTTTATTGGTGGGGGTACCCCGTCGTTGCTTGGGGCGGATGGTTTGGCCAGGGTTTTACGTGCGGTGCGTAATACTTTCGGCATTGCTGAAGGTGCGGAAGTGACTACGGAGTCTAATCCGGAATCCACGTCGCCGGAGTTTTTTGAGCACCTTCGCAAAGCGGGATACAACAGGATTTCGCTGGGGATGCAGTCGGCGTCGTCAAGCGTTTTGAAGGTCCTGGATCGCTCGCACACCCCGGGCCGCCCTGTTGCGGCGGCCAAAGAGGCACGTCAGGCGGGGTTTGATCATGTGAATTTGGATATGATTTATGGCACGCCGACGGAAACCGATGATGATGTGCGCAAAACTTTGGATGCAGTTTTAGAGGCCAACGTGGATCATGTTTCTGCGTATTCTCTGATTGTGGAGGACGGCACGGCCATGGCGCGCAAGGTGCGCAAGGGCGAGCTGCCAGCGCCGGATGAGGATGTCTACGCTGATCGTTTTGAGCTTATCGACGCTCGCCTGCGCTCAGCTGGTTTCGATTGGTACGAGGTGTCCAACTGGGCGAAGCCCGGCGGGGAATGCAAGCACAACATGGGCTATTGGGTTGACGGCGATTGGTGGGGAGCGGGCCCAGGTGCCCATTCCCATATTGGGGATCGTCGGTTTTATAACACGAAGCACCCTGCGCGTTATGCCGCACAGATCGCAGCTGGTGAACTGCCGATTAAAGAAACGGAACTTTTAACGGCGCAAGATCACCACACTGAACGCGTGATGCTTGGGCTACGGTTAAAACAAGGCGTGCCATTGGTCCTGTTTGCGCCTAGTGCGCGTCCTGTTATTGATCGCCATATTGCTGGTGGGCTGCTGCATATTACTGAAACGGGCAATGTTGCTGTGACAGATGCAGGACGTTTGCTAGCTGATGGCATCGTTGCCGATATTTTGCTTAGTGAAGAAGACTAA
- a CDS encoding AMP-dependent synthetase/ligase — MTSSNTLQEYTEPAQYTIGESETCLTALLDQIKARPYGVLFSKPANFEWVNVTAKEFQDEVFAVAKGILSVGVEQGDRVALLANTRYEWAVLDFAIWAAGAVSVPIYSSSSLSQIEWIIEDSGAVLAITETPDHTDLMKNLVLGEDGTPAIKGSPSQLRRILEINSSALETLKFEGRELSDDLVWERIKATKSSDLASLVYTSGTTGRPKGCELTHYNWLAEVRALITNEVGAIAMPGTRLLTFLPLAHVLARAVHLAFAVTGATQSHWSDFSTLTLELQRSRPNLILGVPRVFEKVRNAAASNASDGGPIKRAMFERAEKAAIEYSMALDTAEGPSKPLAMAHKVFDKLVYSKIRAAVGGDVQYAITGGSAMGQELLHFFRGIGLPIYEGYGLTETAAAAAVDFVDQKIGTVGKPLGGMTIKINDDGEIMLKGDMLFQGYWNNPEATAEALEDGWFNTGDLGELLESGHLVITGRKKDLIVTAGGKNVSPGPMEDIVRAHPLVSQAMVVGDGKPFVGLLVTLDPDMLKRWKLNHNIPESRTVAEIATEPALRAEIQDAVNNANATVSHSEAIKKFYILDRDLTEEADELTPTLKVKRNVVVRRYADAIDHIYNR; from the coding sequence ATGACTTCATCTAATACACTGCAGGAATACACTGAACCTGCTCAATACACCATCGGCGAATCTGAAACTTGTTTGACAGCTTTGCTCGATCAGATCAAGGCGAGACCATATGGAGTTCTTTTTAGTAAACCCGCCAACTTTGAGTGGGTAAATGTCACCGCTAAAGAATTCCAAGATGAAGTTTTTGCAGTAGCAAAGGGCATCTTGTCGGTTGGGGTGGAGCAAGGCGATCGTGTGGCATTGCTGGCTAATACTCGCTATGAGTGGGCGGTGCTTGATTTCGCAATCTGGGCTGCCGGTGCGGTGAGTGTGCCAATCTACAGCTCTTCCTCACTGTCCCAAATTGAGTGGATTATTGAGGATTCCGGCGCAGTTTTAGCCATCACAGAAACTCCTGATCACACAGATTTGATGAAGAACCTGGTGCTTGGTGAAGATGGCACGCCTGCAATTAAAGGATCACCGTCTCAGCTGCGACGCATTTTGGAGATCAATTCCTCTGCATTGGAAACCTTAAAGTTCGAGGGCCGTGAACTTTCTGATGATCTTGTGTGGGAGCGCATTAAAGCCACGAAGTCCTCAGACTTGGCTTCATTGGTGTATACTTCCGGAACGACAGGCCGGCCTAAAGGCTGCGAGCTGACCCACTACAACTGGTTGGCTGAGGTACGTGCGTTGATCACCAATGAAGTCGGTGCGATCGCAATGCCAGGCACTCGGTTGCTCACATTCTTGCCGTTGGCACACGTTCTTGCTCGTGCTGTGCACTTGGCCTTTGCTGTTACCGGTGCAACCCAGTCGCACTGGTCAGATTTCAGCACTCTGACATTGGAGCTGCAGCGCTCTCGCCCCAATTTGATCCTGGGTGTGCCGCGAGTATTTGAAAAGGTGCGCAATGCTGCCGCCTCTAATGCAAGTGATGGTGGCCCGATCAAACGCGCCATGTTTGAGCGAGCTGAGAAAGCTGCAATTGAGTACTCCATGGCATTGGACACTGCAGAAGGTCCAAGCAAACCATTGGCGATGGCGCACAAGGTGTTCGATAAGTTGGTCTACTCCAAAATCCGTGCCGCTGTTGGTGGTGACGTGCAGTATGCGATCACTGGTGGTTCAGCAATGGGGCAAGAACTGCTTCACTTCTTCCGCGGTATTGGTTTGCCGATCTATGAAGGCTATGGGCTGACAGAAACCGCAGCTGCTGCTGCCGTTGATTTCGTTGATCAAAAAATTGGCACCGTTGGAAAGCCTTTGGGTGGCATGACCATCAAGATCAATGATGATGGCGAAATTATGCTTAAAGGTGACATGTTGTTCCAGGGATATTGGAACAATCCAGAAGCAACTGCAGAAGCTTTGGAAGATGGATGGTTTAACACCGGCGATTTAGGTGAGCTGCTTGAATCCGGACATTTGGTGATTACCGGCCGAAAGAAGGATCTCATTGTTACGGCTGGTGGAAAGAATGTTTCCCCTGGCCCAATGGAAGATATTGTTCGTGCCCATCCACTGGTGAGCCAAGCAATGGTCGTGGGAGATGGCAAGCCTTTCGTGGGGCTGTTGGTCACTTTAGATCCAGATATGTTGAAGCGCTGGAAGCTGAACCACAATATTCCTGAATCACGGACGGTTGCAGAGATCGCCACGGAACCAGCACTGCGCGCAGAGATCCAGGATGCGGTAAACAACGCTAACGCCACGGTGTCTCATTCAGAAGCGATTAAGAAGTTCTACATCCTTGATCGTGATCTCACAGAAGAAGCTGATGAGCTCACCCCAACGTTGAAGGTTAAGCGCAACGTTGTTGTCCGTCGTTATGCAGACGCCATTGACCACATCTACAACCGATGA
- the malQ gene encoding 4-alpha-glucanotransferase, with protein MTARGFLNELADLYGVATSYTDYKGAHVEVSNDTLVKILRALGADLEPDTDLPSEDILQREITRFHDREFSRALPPSVVAIQGDERVFPVHVHHGAPAHVHIELEDGTTRDVTQVENWTPPREIEGVYWGEASFKLPADLPLGWHKLHLSSNDHASECGLIITPARLSTADKYLESPRSGVMAQIYSVRSTLSWGMGDFNDLGNLASVVAQDGADFLLINPMHAAEPLPPTEDSPYLPTTRRFINPIYIRIEDIPEFNQLDVDLRDDVAELAEEFRERNLTSEILERNEIYAAKLQVLHAIFEMPRSSTREADFVDFVQREGQGLIDFATWCADREIAQSESAHGTVPDRDELTMFYMWLQWLCDEQLAAAQKRAIDAGMSIGIMADLAVGVHPGGADAQNLQHVLAPEASVGAPPDGYNQQGQDWSQPPWHPIRLAEEGYIPWRNLLRTVLRHSGGIRVDHVLGLFRLFVMPRMQSPATGTYIRFDHEALVGILALEAELADAVVIGEDLGTFEPWVQDALAQRGIMGTSILWFEHSPSQPGPRRQDEYRPLALTSVTTHDLPPTAGYLEGEHIALRERLGVLTADPAEEDAEDLQWQAEILDVVAATNALPAREYVGLERDQRGELDELMEGLHTFVAHTPSALTCVSLVDMVGEKQAQNQPGTTKDLYPNWCIPLCDGNGTPVLIESLRDNELYHRIAQASRRD; from the coding sequence GTGACTGCTCGCGGATTTTTGAATGAACTCGCCGACCTCTACGGCGTAGCCACTTCCTACACTGATTACAAAGGTGCCCACGTTGAAGTCAGCAATGACACACTAGTGAAAATCCTGCGTGCACTGGGTGCGGATTTGGAGCCTGATACCGATCTTCCCTCTGAGGACATCCTCCAGCGGGAAATCACCCGCTTCCATGACCGGGAGTTTTCTCGCGCGCTGCCACCTTCCGTGGTTGCTATCCAAGGCGATGAACGGGTTTTCCCCGTGCACGTGCACCATGGTGCTCCTGCCCATGTACATATTGAATTAGAAGATGGCACCACCAGGGATGTAACCCAGGTAGAAAATTGGACTCCTCCACGTGAGATCGAGGGAGTTTACTGGGGTGAGGCTTCTTTTAAGCTTCCTGCTGATTTGCCGTTGGGATGGCACAAACTGCATTTGTCTTCTAACGACCATGCATCTGAATGTGGTTTGATCATCACTCCAGCACGACTATCTACTGCCGATAAATACCTTGAGTCCCCTCGCAGTGGTGTGATGGCGCAGATCTATTCGGTACGTTCCACGTTGTCGTGGGGCATGGGTGATTTCAATGATCTGGGAAACTTGGCCAGTGTTGTTGCTCAAGATGGCGCTGATTTCTTGCTGATTAATCCCATGCATGCAGCAGAACCGTTGCCCCCTACTGAGGATTCTCCATATCTTCCCACCACCAGGCGGTTTATTAACCCGATCTATATTCGCATTGAGGATATTCCGGAGTTCAACCAGCTTGATGTTGACCTGCGTGATGATGTCGCGGAACTGGCTGAAGAGTTCCGGGAACGCAATCTCACCTCAGAAATTCTTGAACGCAACGAGATCTATGCGGCAAAGCTTCAGGTATTGCATGCGATTTTTGAAATGCCAAGGTCTAGTACGCGCGAAGCTGATTTCGTTGACTTTGTGCAGCGTGAAGGTCAAGGACTAATTGATTTTGCTACCTGGTGTGCAGATCGTGAGATTGCGCAATCAGAATCAGCTCATGGCACAGTGCCTGATCGCGATGAACTGACCATGTTTTATATGTGGCTGCAGTGGCTGTGCGATGAGCAATTAGCAGCCGCGCAGAAACGTGCGATTGATGCCGGCATGTCCATTGGCATCATGGCTGATTTGGCTGTTGGAGTACATCCAGGTGGCGCAGACGCACAAAATCTCCAGCACGTGCTTGCACCTGAAGCTTCCGTGGGAGCACCACCAGATGGTTACAACCAGCAAGGTCAAGACTGGTCCCAGCCACCATGGCATCCGATCCGCCTGGCAGAAGAAGGCTACATCCCGTGGCGTAATTTGTTACGCACGGTGCTTCGTCATTCCGGTGGCATCCGTGTGGATCATGTCCTTGGTTTGTTTAGGCTTTTTGTGATGCCTCGCATGCAGTCCCCTGCAACTGGTACTTATATCCGTTTCGATCATGAGGCGTTAGTCGGAATTCTTGCGTTGGAAGCAGAACTCGCTGACGCTGTAGTCATTGGCGAGGATTTGGGTACTTTCGAACCTTGGGTCCAAGATGCTTTAGCCCAGCGTGGCATCATGGGCACCTCTATTTTGTGGTTTGAGCATTCGCCAAGCCAGCCAGGGCCAAGAAGGCAAGACGAATATCGTCCTCTAGCGCTAACCTCTGTGACCACCCATGATCTACCTCCCACTGCAGGCTATTTGGAAGGCGAGCACATTGCGTTGCGTGAGCGACTCGGTGTGCTCACCGCTGATCCTGCGGAAGAAGACGCTGAAGATCTGCAGTGGCAGGCAGAGATCCTTGATGTTGTGGCAGCCACGAATGCCCTTCCGGCCCGCGAATACGTAGGTCTTGAACGAGATCAACGTGGCGAGTTGGATGAGTTAATGGAAGGGCTTCACACCTTCGTCGCCCACACCCCATCAGCTTTAACGTGTGTCTCCCTCGTGGACATGGTGGGTGAAAAGCAAGCGCAGAACCAGCCGGGCACCACCAAGGATCTTTATCCCAACTGGTGCATTCCGCTGTGTGATGGCAATGGCACCCCGGTGCTTATTGAATCCTTGCGTGATAATGAGCTCTATCACCGGATAGCTCAAGCGAGCAGGCGAGATTAG
- a CDS encoding ABC transporter ATP-binding protein: MRLLGRILKTTSALWPYYLGIIVVSIVIAALSLLSPFILREATDSIVAAVTGTNTVDAVTRTIIFLSLALFAASLLNTVMTNIGGYIGDVMASRMRQILSTRYYAKLLALPQKYFDNQVTGTIIARLDRSINGITQFMQSFSNNFFPMLITMVAVLIISAIYYWPLAILLAMLFPIYMWLTALTSKRWQKYEGEKNHEIDVANGRFAEVVGQVKVVKSFVAETRELADFGGRYGKTVAITRPQSGWWHRMDTLRGAALNIIFLAIHLLIFYRTLHGHFSIGDMVMLIQLVTMAQQPVYMMSYIVDSAQRAIAGSRDYFEVMAQPVEPTANKLLVDATLSSNTPRLQVESPDALPAGEPAMEFSNVSFAYEEGKPVISDVSITARHGERIALVGESGGGKSTLVNLLLGLYKPDSGNLSVCGVDVADLTSEQLRASVGVVFQDASLFSGSIAENIAYGRPDATREEIIAVAKKANAHEFISAFPDGYDTVVGERGLKLSGGQKQRVSVARAMLKDAPLLVLDEATSALDTKSEQAVQAGLEQLMENRTTLMIAHRLSTIAGVDTIVTIHNGRVEEVGSPAELAVSGGIYSELLRLTNSTAEADRKRLRAFGFTGDAPVEDEEL; the protein is encoded by the coding sequence ATGCGACTTCTTGGTCGAATTTTAAAAACCACGTCTGCGCTTTGGCCTTACTATCTCGGCATTATTGTCGTATCCATTGTGATCGCGGCACTGTCGTTGCTGTCACCTTTTATCCTTCGTGAAGCAACAGATTCCATTGTCGCGGCGGTAACAGGCACCAACACCGTCGATGCAGTAACCCGCACCATCATTTTCTTAAGCCTCGCCCTGTTTGCTGCGAGTCTCCTCAACACCGTGATGACCAATATTGGTGGCTATATCGGCGATGTCATGGCATCTCGCATGCGCCAAATCTTATCTACTCGCTATTACGCAAAGCTGTTAGCGCTGCCCCAAAAGTATTTTGATAATCAGGTCACCGGCACCATCATCGCCCGCCTTGATCGATCAATCAACGGCATCACGCAGTTCATGCAGAGCTTTTCCAACAACTTCTTCCCCATGCTCATCACCATGGTGGCAGTTTTAATTATTTCTGCGATCTACTACTGGCCGCTAGCCATTTTGCTCGCGATGCTGTTCCCGATTTACATGTGGTTAACGGCATTAACGTCGAAACGCTGGCAGAAATATGAGGGTGAGAAGAACCACGAAATCGATGTGGCTAATGGCCGTTTCGCTGAGGTTGTCGGCCAGGTCAAGGTAGTGAAATCCTTTGTGGCTGAAACACGCGAACTGGCAGACTTCGGTGGGCGCTACGGCAAAACAGTTGCCATCACAAGGCCGCAATCGGGTTGGTGGCACCGCATGGACACGCTGCGGGGTGCCGCACTAAACATCATCTTCTTAGCCATCCATTTGCTCATTTTTTATCGCACCCTGCACGGCCATTTCAGCATCGGCGATATGGTCATGCTCATCCAGCTAGTCACCATGGCACAACAACCGGTGTACATGATGAGCTACATCGTCGATTCCGCACAGCGCGCCATCGCCGGCTCCCGCGACTACTTCGAGGTAATGGCACAGCCAGTCGAGCCCACCGCTAATAAATTGCTTGTCGACGCCACCCTCTCCTCAAACACCCCACGCCTCCAGGTGGAGTCACCGGATGCGCTGCCTGCGGGAGAACCAGCAATGGAATTTAGTAACGTCTCCTTCGCCTATGAGGAAGGCAAACCGGTTATATCTGATGTTTCGATCACTGCTCGTCATGGCGAGCGCATCGCCTTGGTCGGTGAATCCGGAGGTGGAAAGTCCACGCTGGTTAATTTGCTGTTGGGACTGTATAAACCAGACAGCGGCAACCTTTCCGTCTGCGGCGTCGACGTCGCAGACCTTACCTCTGAACAACTCCGCGCCTCGGTGGGTGTTGTGTTCCAAGATGCCAGCTTATTTTCTGGATCAATCGCAGAAAACATTGCCTATGGACGCCCCGATGCCACACGCGAAGAAATCATCGCTGTGGCGAAGAAGGCCAATGCTCATGAGTTCATCTCAGCCTTCCCTGACGGCTACGACACAGTCGTGGGTGAACGAGGCCTTAAACTTTCCGGTGGTCAAAAACAGCGCGTCTCTGTTGCCCGTGCAATGTTAAAAGATGCCCCGCTGCTTGTTCTTGATGAAGCCACCTCTGCACTGGACACCAAATCGGAACAAGCAGTCCAGGCAGGTCTTGAGCAATTGATGGAAAACCGCACGACATTGATGATTGCCCACCGTCTATCCACCATCGCGGGTGTGGATACCATCGTGACCATTCACAATGGCCGCGTTGAAGAAGTTGGTTCTCCTGCAGAACTAGCAGTTTCTGGCGGTATTTATTCTGAGCTGCTGCGCCTGACTAACTCCACAGCCGAAGCGGACCGAAAGCGACTGCGCGCCTTCGGTTTCACTGGTGACGCCCCGGTGGAGGACGAGGAACTGTAG